A single window of Chloracidobacterium thermophilum B DNA harbors:
- the pyk gene encoding pyruvate kinase: MARAKIVATIGPASRSPEILRTLLVAGINVARINMSHGNHEGHAEVIRSLRQLAAELQQPLAILLDLCGPKIRTGRLIGGEPVVLVTGNRIVITPEDIPGNAERVSCSYGGLAYDAKPGDRILIDDGLIELSVTAVHGSDVECLILNGGVLGERKGINLPSIPTSLPSMTDKDRDDLRFGIEQGVDYVALSFVRSAEDCRQCKNYIAALGAQTPLIAKIEKPEALNHLDEILDIVDGVMVARGDLGVEAETERVPIFQKEIIRHANRKGRIVITATQMLQSMVDNPRPTRAEASDVANAILDGTDAVMLSAESAAGKYPVEAVRTMRRIVEYTEEAFAGQQSWRAGSNKFMNLQGSSSLRALSEAAVFAAENVGARVIAVFTEGGKMARALALLRPKQRIAAITADVGVYQQLSAVWGIEPLLMPNPPDMKDLFAEGVGLLLRLGWIEAGERLVVLAGKIKGLPVNNLVHLQRVGE; encoded by the coding sequence ATGGCACGCGCCAAAATCGTCGCCACGATTGGCCCGGCTTCCCGGTCCCCCGAAATTCTCCGCACCCTGCTGGTTGCCGGGATCAACGTGGCCCGCATCAACATGTCGCACGGCAACCATGAGGGACACGCCGAGGTCATCCGGTCACTCCGTCAGTTGGCGGCAGAACTACAACAGCCGCTCGCCATCCTGCTGGATTTGTGCGGTCCCAAAATCCGCACCGGACGGTTGATTGGTGGCGAGCCGGTCGTGCTGGTCACGGGCAACCGGATTGTGATTACGCCGGAGGATATTCCCGGCAATGCCGAACGTGTCAGTTGCAGCTACGGGGGCCTGGCTTACGATGCCAAGCCGGGTGATCGCATTCTGATTGATGACGGACTCATCGAGCTGAGTGTCACGGCCGTTCATGGCAGTGACGTGGAGTGCCTCATTCTCAACGGCGGGGTGCTGGGCGAGCGCAAGGGCATCAACCTGCCGAGCATCCCGACGTCGCTTCCCTCGATGACCGACAAGGACCGCGATGACCTGCGCTTTGGCATTGAGCAGGGCGTGGATTACGTGGCGCTGTCGTTCGTACGTTCGGCCGAGGACTGCCGGCAGTGCAAAAACTACATTGCCGCCCTTGGAGCCCAGACGCCGCTCATTGCCAAAATCGAGAAGCCCGAAGCCCTGAACCACCTCGATGAAATCCTCGACATCGTGGATGGGGTCATGGTGGCGCGGGGCGATCTGGGCGTTGAAGCCGAAACCGAGCGGGTGCCGATTTTTCAGAAAGAAATCATCCGGCACGCCAACCGCAAGGGGCGGATTGTCATCACGGCGACGCAGATGTTGCAGTCCATGGTGGACAATCCGCGCCCGACGCGCGCCGAAGCGTCGGATGTGGCGAATGCCATTCTGGATGGCACTGATGCCGTCATGCTGTCAGCCGAATCGGCGGCCGGGAAGTATCCGGTCGAAGCCGTACGCACGATGCGGCGCATTGTGGAGTACACTGAAGAGGCTTTTGCCGGGCAGCAGTCCTGGCGCGCCGGTTCCAACAAGTTCATGAACCTGCAGGGCAGTTCGTCCCTGCGCGCACTGTCGGAAGCGGCCGTTTTTGCGGCCGAAAATGTCGGCGCGCGGGTCATTGCCGTGTTCACCGAGGGGGGCAAGATGGCACGGGCGCTGGCGTTGCTGCGCCCGAAGCAACGGATTGCGGCCATTACGGCGGATGTCGGGGTCTATCAGCAGCTTTCGGCCGTGTGGGGGATTGAACCACTGCTGATGCCCAATCCGCCGGACATGAAGGACCTGTTTGCTGAAGGGGTGGGGCTGCTGCTGCGGTTGGGGTGGATTGAAGCCGGTGAACGCCTCGTAGTGCTGGCCGGCAAAATCAAGGGCCTGCCGGTCAACAACCTTGTCCATCTCCAGCGGGTCGGCGAATGA
- a CDS encoding VPS10 domain-containing protein: protein MSYRLLLVRCLVASLVVIPWLHLGALAQSTRRKPETKPAAPPAPDTKKETSPLNEAALAGLKFRALGPAVASGRIAALAVDPRNRRRYFAAVASGGVWKTTNAGVTWTPVFDSQPSFSIGAVTMDPKHPFRIWVGTGENNSQRSVSYGDGVYRSDDDGRTWRNMGLKDSEHIACILVDPRDSETVYVAAQGPLWRSGGDRGLYKTTDGGQTWQRILDISPDTGVTEVVMDPRNPDVMLAAAYQRRRHVWTLIDGGPESAIYKTTDGGKTWRKVTAGLPTADLGRIGLAISPANPDVIYACVEAADGKGGIFRSLDGGETWERRNPFDQTAMYFSTIVADPRQVERVYVLNVFLMVSNDGGKTLTPMPGMRHVHVDHHALWIDPADPDYYLVGCDGGVYESFDRGQSWQFKANLPVTQFYDVTVDNSEPFYFIYGGTQDNNTLGGPSRTRHAHGITNADWFVTVGGDGFHVRVDPTDPNIVYCEYQYGNLFRFDRRTGERVGIQPKIGPNEPPLRWNWDSPFIISPHDPKRLYFAANRLFRSDDRGNSWRAVSGDLTRQLDRDKLKVFGKVWGPDAVAKHASTSFYGNITTIAESPMRENLLFVGTDDGLVQISEDGGANWRKLETFPGVPEQTFVSRIVPSRHDANVVYVAFDNHKNGDFRPYLLKSSDLGRTWSACVGNLPERGSVKCLAEDPVNPNVLFVGTEFGLWFTPNGGGRWVQLKGGLPTIAVRDIAIQTREHDLVIATFGRGFYVLDDYRALRTVTEDLLAQPAQTFPVRDAWLYVESEPLGGGKRGFQGDALYVADNPPFGAVLTYYLKEAPKTKKQRRQEAEKKGDDVPYPTRDELREEAQEEAPMTFAVVTDEQGQVVRRITAPQEAGFNRVAWDLRTPAPQLPPPPREEENPFARPPVGWFVPPGTYTITLYQRADGVTKQLGTPQTFRVRFLDERAAEDVRAFEDFHRRLLTAQRTMHGALETAQEVQKRLTAVKQAILETPAADARLLDETTALTRRLDALMVRLRGDRVLQARNENTPPGLAERLSEIVSERSATLTRPTQTHEAQYAIVAEGLRQALGDLRALTDDLGRIEKTLESLGAPYTPGRFPSWPER, encoded by the coding sequence GCTACTTCGCTGCTGTGGCTTCAGGCGGTGTCTGGAAAACCACTAACGCCGGTGTGACCTGGACGCCGGTCTTCGACAGCCAGCCCTCCTTTTCCATCGGCGCTGTCACCATGGACCCGAAACATCCCTTCCGCATCTGGGTCGGTACAGGTGAAAACAACTCGCAGCGCAGCGTGAGTTACGGCGACGGTGTGTATCGTTCGGACGACGACGGCCGCACCTGGCGCAACATGGGGCTGAAGGACTCCGAGCACATTGCCTGTATTCTCGTTGACCCACGGGATTCCGAAACGGTCTATGTGGCGGCACAGGGGCCGCTCTGGCGGTCAGGCGGCGACCGTGGGCTGTACAAAACCACCGACGGCGGACAGACCTGGCAGCGCATTCTGGACATCAGCCCCGACACCGGCGTCACCGAAGTGGTCATGGACCCGCGCAACCCGGACGTGATGCTGGCCGCGGCATATCAGCGGCGGCGGCACGTCTGGACGCTCATTGATGGCGGGCCCGAAAGCGCCATCTACAAAACGACGGACGGCGGCAAAACCTGGCGCAAAGTCACGGCTGGTTTGCCAACGGCGGACCTGGGCCGGATTGGTCTGGCCATCTCGCCGGCCAACCCGGATGTCATCTATGCCTGTGTCGAAGCCGCCGACGGCAAAGGCGGCATTTTCCGTTCGCTCGATGGCGGCGAAACCTGGGAACGGCGCAACCCCTTCGACCAGACGGCGATGTATTTCAGCACGATTGTCGCCGATCCGCGCCAGGTCGAGCGGGTGTACGTCCTCAACGTGTTTCTCATGGTTTCCAATGACGGGGGCAAGACCCTGACGCCGATGCCGGGGATGCGGCACGTCCATGTGGATCACCATGCGCTGTGGATTGACCCGGCTGACCCGGATTACTACCTCGTGGGCTGTGATGGCGGCGTCTATGAGAGCTTTGACCGTGGGCAGTCCTGGCAGTTCAAAGCCAACCTGCCGGTGACGCAGTTTTATGACGTGACGGTGGATAACAGCGAGCCGTTCTACTTCATCTATGGGGGGACACAGGACAACAACACCCTTGGCGGCCCGTCGCGGACGCGCCATGCCCACGGGATCACCAATGCCGACTGGTTTGTGACCGTCGGCGGGGACGGCTTCCACGTGCGCGTGGACCCAACCGATCCGAACATCGTCTATTGCGAGTACCAGTACGGCAATCTGTTTCGTTTCGACCGCCGCACCGGCGAGCGCGTCGGGATTCAGCCCAAAATCGGCCCCAATGAACCGCCGTTGCGCTGGAACTGGGATTCACCGTTTATCATCAGTCCGCATGATCCCAAGCGATTGTACTTTGCCGCCAACCGGCTCTTTCGCAGTGATGACCGGGGAAATAGCTGGCGGGCTGTCAGTGGCGACCTGACCCGTCAGCTCGACCGTGACAAACTGAAGGTCTTCGGCAAGGTCTGGGGGCCCGACGCCGTAGCCAAACACGCCTCGACTTCCTTCTACGGCAACATCACGACCATTGCCGAGTCGCCCATGCGGGAAAACCTGCTGTTTGTCGGAACCGACGACGGTCTGGTGCAGATTTCCGAAGATGGCGGCGCAAACTGGCGAAAGCTGGAAACCTTCCCCGGTGTGCCGGAGCAAACCTTCGTCAGCCGTATTGTCCCGTCCCGGCACGATGCCAATGTGGTGTATGTCGCCTTTGACAACCACAAAAACGGCGATTTCAGGCCCTACCTGCTCAAGTCATCTGATTTGGGGCGGACGTGGAGCGCCTGTGTGGGCAACCTCCCGGAGCGGGGTTCGGTCAAGTGTCTGGCTGAAGACCCGGTTAATCCTAATGTTTTGTTTGTCGGTACGGAGTTCGGGTTGTGGTTTACGCCCAACGGCGGTGGCCGCTGGGTGCAGCTCAAGGGGGGACTGCCGACCATCGCGGTGCGGGATATTGCCATTCAGACCCGCGAGCATGATCTGGTCATCGCCACATTCGGGCGCGGTTTTTATGTTCTGGATGATTACCGCGCGCTGCGTACGGTGACGGAAGACCTGCTGGCGCAGCCAGCGCAGACTTTTCCGGTGCGTGATGCCTGGTTGTATGTCGAGTCCGAACCGCTGGGGGGCGGAAAACGCGGTTTCCAGGGGGATGCGTTGTATGTGGCCGACAACCCGCCGTTTGGAGCCGTCCTGACCTACTACCTGAAGGAAGCTCCCAAAACGAAAAAACAGCGCCGCCAGGAAGCCGAAAAGAAAGGCGACGACGTGCCTTATCCAACCCGCGACGAACTGCGGGAGGAGGCGCAGGAAGAAGCGCCGATGACGTTTGCTGTGGTGACGGATGAGCAGGGGCAGGTTGTCCGGCGCATCACCGCGCCCCAGGAAGCCGGCTTCAACCGCGTGGCCTGGGACCTGCGCACGCCCGCGCCTCAACTTCCGCCTCCGCCACGGGAGGAGGAAAATCCCTTTGCCCGTCCGCCGGTCGGATGGTTCGTGCCGCCGGGGACATACACCATCACCCTGTATCAGCGCGCCGATGGTGTTACCAAACAGCTTGGCACACCCCAGACCTTCCGCGTACGTTTCCTCGATGAGCGGGCGGCCGAGGATGTCCGCGCCTTTGAGGATTTTCACCGGCGGCTGCTGACGGCGCAGCGCACGATGCACGGTGCACTGGAGACGGCACAGGAAGTCCAGAAGCGGCTCACGGCTGTCAAACAAGCCATTCTGGAGACGCCGGCAGCGGATGCCAGGCTGCTCGATGAGACGACGGCGCTGACCCGGCGACTCGATGCCCTGATGGTCCGCCTGCGCGGGGACCGTGTGCTTCAGGCGCGCAATGAAAATACACCGCCGGGGTTGGCCGAGCGGTTGTCGGAAATTGTGTCCGAACGCAGCGCGACGCTCACCCGTCCCACGCAAACCCACGAAGCCCAGTACGCCATCGTGGCCGAAGGACTGCGGCAGGCGCTGGGTGACTTACGCGCGCTGACCGATGATCTGGGGCGGATCGAGAAAACGCTGGAGTCGCTGGGCGCGCCCTACACGCCCGGCCGGTTTCCATCCTGGCCGGAACGATAG
- a CDS encoding tetratricopeptide repeat protein, producing the protein MPGKSHKSKTSPKSTSPSLEKLLEKGDAYFEEGELEEAEAAYAKALALAPQSPEVLIRLGALLLETERYNEGVDYLRQVERLAPDDVRPLHLLGAFYVEEGEFDLAEEYFKRALKLEPNEALSHYNYGNFLSEMGRFPEAEVAYRRAIELGPEEPLHYLGLGGLLADLEKYDEALRQFQMALDLDPHDPRIYLDLGDLLMAMERVEEALKAYRESVRIDPHNALARYGLGTALLARGEAEAASHELKDAIVDGLEVPLTFVKLGIALRMAGQLQESREAFQQAYDLLEEERSQGGESSDMCYEEIITLLGLGQSQRAYEIVDGLQGDELDAQAVAELSADLRRLATLGVSEADEVLRRLTLPPGELIH; encoded by the coding sequence ATGCCTGGGAAATCACACAAATCGAAAACATCTCCGAAGTCAACTTCACCCTCCCTGGAAAAACTTCTGGAAAAGGGTGATGCCTACTTTGAAGAGGGGGAACTGGAGGAAGCCGAAGCTGCCTATGCCAAGGCTTTGGCCCTGGCTCCGCAATCACCGGAAGTGCTCATCCGGTTGGGGGCTCTGCTCCTCGAAACAGAACGCTATAACGAAGGCGTGGATTACCTGCGCCAAGTCGAGCGCCTGGCCCCGGACGACGTGCGTCCGCTTCACCTGCTCGGTGCGTTCTACGTTGAAGAAGGAGAGTTTGACCTGGCTGAAGAATACTTCAAGCGTGCGCTTAAGCTCGAACCAAACGAGGCCCTGAGCCATTACAACTATGGCAACTTCCTTTCGGAAATGGGGCGGTTTCCCGAAGCCGAAGTGGCTTACCGGCGGGCTATTGAACTGGGGCCGGAGGAGCCGCTGCACTACCTGGGGCTGGGCGGACTGCTGGCCGACCTCGAAAAATATGATGAAGCCCTCCGGCAGTTTCAGATGGCACTTGACCTTGACCCCCATGACCCGCGCATCTATCTCGACCTGGGGGATTTACTCATGGCGATGGAGCGGGTTGAGGAAGCCTTGAAGGCATACCGTGAATCTGTGCGGATTGATCCTCACAACGCTCTGGCGCGGTATGGTCTGGGAACGGCATTGCTGGCGCGCGGCGAAGCCGAAGCGGCTTCCCACGAGCTGAAGGATGCTATCGTGGATGGTCTGGAAGTGCCACTGACATTTGTCAAACTGGGCATCGCCCTCCGCATGGCCGGTCAACTGCAAGAATCCCGTGAGGCATTTCAGCAGGCGTACGATCTGCTTGAAGAGGAACGGTCACAGGGAGGCGAATCCAGTGACATGTGCTACGAGGAAATCATCACCCTGCTGGGGCTTGGACAATCCCAGCGGGCTTATGAGATTGTGGATGGTTTGCAGGGAGATGAACTGGACGCCCAGGCTGTGGCCGAACTCAGTGCTGACCTGCGGCGGCTGGCGACTCTGGGTGTCAGCGAAGCCGATGAGGTTTTACGCCGTCTGACCTTGCCACCGGGAGAGCTTATCCAC
- a CDS encoding CobW family GTP-binding protein, whose amino-acid sequence MSVQTPVPESSGGASPVPAIVISGFLGSGKTTLLLAVLHHMRRLGRKVAVLMNEFGDISIDGEILRGEGFSVMELSDGCICCQIGEDFVQAFTEVATRQPEVIFVEATGLADPVDLLDQATAPHLLDRVTITRLVTVADPKNFTRLSKVLKAIVKRQTQFADVIVIGKADEATPEQIADIRRYVEENNPYAQVYLATHGIVAGDESFQWLLAEVEPAERERRRAAMREQLAALNEQEYKAHTDFHSMSCRLLRPLVRERFEEFMRQLPPDIVRAKGFVRFEGEDGLWVMMYVNGDLYIRPVTLSPSPEEHLVFIGARLDHAQLASALVACEGRRRALAVL is encoded by the coding sequence ATGAGCGTTCAGACACCTGTGCCGGAGTCGTCCGGTGGGGCTTCGCCCGTGCCGGCGATTGTCATTTCCGGTTTTCTGGGAAGTGGCAAAACGACGTTGCTGCTCGCCGTGCTGCACCACATGCGCCGCCTGGGACGTAAGGTGGCCGTGCTGATGAATGAGTTTGGCGACATCAGCATTGATGGTGAAATCCTGCGGGGCGAAGGCTTCAGCGTCATGGAGCTGAGCGACGGCTGTATCTGCTGCCAGATCGGGGAAGACTTTGTGCAGGCGTTTACCGAAGTCGCTACCCGGCAGCCGGAAGTGATTTTCGTCGAAGCCACGGGGCTGGCCGATCCGGTGGACCTGCTCGATCAGGCGACAGCGCCACACCTGCTCGACCGCGTGACGATTACCCGACTGGTGACAGTGGCCGACCCCAAAAACTTCACCCGTCTGTCAAAGGTGCTCAAGGCGATTGTCAAACGCCAGACCCAGTTTGCCGATGTCATTGTTATCGGCAAGGCCGATGAAGCTACGCCGGAGCAGATTGCTGACATCCGGCGGTATGTTGAAGAAAACAACCCGTACGCCCAGGTGTACCTTGCCACTCATGGCATCGTGGCCGGGGATGAGTCCTTCCAGTGGTTGCTGGCCGAGGTCGAGCCGGCCGAGCGCGAACGCCGCCGGGCGGCGATGCGGGAACAACTCGCTGCGCTCAACGAGCAGGAGTACAAGGCCCATACGGACTTTCACTCGATGTCGTGCCGGTTGCTGCGCCCACTGGTGCGGGAGCGTTTCGAGGAATTCATGCGGCAGCTTCCCCCGGACATTGTGCGCGCCAAGGGCTTCGTACGTTTCGAGGGCGAAGACGGGTTGTGGGTTATGATGTATGTCAATGGCGACCTCTACATTCGGCCTGTGACCCTGTCACCTTCACCCGAAGAACACCTTGTCTTCATTGGCGCCAGGCTTGACCATGCCCAGCTTGCCAGTGCCCTGGTGGCTTGCGAAGGGCGGCGGCGCGCCCTGGCGGTTCTATAA